A window from Melopsittacus undulatus isolate bMelUnd1 chromosome Z, bMelUnd1.mat.Z, whole genome shotgun sequence encodes these proteins:
- the ZBTB5 gene encoding zinc finger and BTB domain-containing protein 5 isoform X1: METEAHAEAGLLAGPVDHGGPALEPYAPEGLHLVGETHAGAVKECEEKGAAEMQRCELTTVPTVFSPMLLEGKSIMDFPGHFEQIFQQLNYQRLHGQLCDCVIVVGNRHFKAHRSVLAACSTHFRALFTVAEGDQTMNMIQLDSEVVTAEAFAALIDMMYTSTLMLGESNVMDVLLAASHLHLNSVVKACKHYLTTRTLPMSPPNDRVQEQNARMQKSFMLQQLGLSIVSSALNSTQSTEEQSNTMSSSMRSNIEQRTTFPIRRLHKRKQSSEDRARQRIRPTMDESVSDVTTESRQSVVHSREDFFSPDSLKIVDNSKADAVADNQEDNTILFDQSFSTQEDAQVPSQSDNSGGNISQMSMASQATQVETSFDQEAASEKNNFPCENPEVSLNEKEHMRVVVKSEPLSSPEPQDEVSDVTSQAEGSESVEVEGGVVSAEKIELSPESSDRSFSDPQSTTDRVGDIHIMEVSNNLEHKSTFSISNFLNKSRSGGFSANQNSDDNIPNTTSDCRMDSDASYLMSPESGPAVGHSSATVSHVENPFSEPADSHFVRPMQDMMGLPCVQTSGYRAAEQFGMDFPRSGLGLHSLSRAMMGSVRGGANSFPGYRRIAPKMPVVTSVRSSQMQDNSSSSQLIMNGTTSFENGHPSQPGPPQLTRASADVLSKCKKALSEHNVLVVEGARKYACKICCKTFLTLTDCKKHIRVHTGEKPYACLKCGKRFSQSSHLYKHSKTTCLRWQSSNLPSTLL; this comes from the coding sequence CATCATGGATTTTCCGGGACATTTTGAGCAAATCTTTCAGCAGCTCAACTACCAGAGGCTTCATGGCCAGCTTTGTGACTGTGTCATTGTGGTGGGAAATAGGCATTTCAAAGCCCATCGCTCTGTTTTGGCAGCATGTAGCACACATTTCCGAGCTCTGTTTACTGTAGCAGAAGGAGATCAGACTATGAATATGATTCAGCTGGACAGTGAAGTGGTGACAGCAGAAGCTTTTGCTGCTCTGATAGACATGATGTATACTTCCACACTAATGCTTGGGGAGAGCAATGTTATGGATGTCTTGCTGGCAGCTTCTCACTTACATTTGAATTCTGTTGTTAAAGCATGCAAGCACTACCTTACTACCAGGACACTGCCAATGTCTCCGCCAAATGATAGAGTTCAAGAGCAAAATGCACGCATGCAGAAGTCTTTCATGCTGCAGCAGCTTGGACTAAGCATTGTGAGCTCTGCCTTAAATTCTACTCAGAGCACAGAGGAACAATCAAATACTATGAGTTCCTCTATGAGAAGTAACATTGAACAGCGCACTACTTTCCCTATCCGTCGTCTCCACAAACGTAAACAGTCTTCTGAAGATCGGGCCAGGCAGCGCATTAGGCCTACCATGGATGAGTCTGTTTCTGATGTGACTACAGAAAGCAGGCAGTCAGTAGTTCATTCACGGGAAGACTTCTTCTCACCAGATTCACTGAAGATTGTGGACAACTCTAAGGCTGATGCTGTTGCTGATAACCAGGAGGATAATACTATTTTGTTTGATCAGTCTTTCAGTACTCAGGAAGATGCCCAAGTGCCCAGCCAGTCTGACAACAGTGGAGGAAACATTTCACAGATGTCTATGGCATCCCAGGCAACACAAGTGGAAACCAGCTTTGACCAGGAGGCTGCTTCTGAGAAGAACAACTTCCCATGTGAGAATCCAGAGGTCAGCCTGAATGAAAAAGAGCACATGAGGGTGGTGGTGAAGTCTGAGCCCTTGAGTTCCCCGGAGCCTCAAGATGAGGTGAGTGATGTCACTTCCCAAGCGGAGGGGAGCGAGTCTGTTGAAGTGGAAGGAGGAGTAGTGAGTGCGGAGAAGATAGAACTGAGTCCTGAGAGCAGTGATCGTAGCTTTTCTGACCCACAATCCACTACTGATAGGGTGGGAGACATCCATATCATGGAGGTATCAAATAACCTGGAACACAAGTCTACCTTCAGTATCTCaaattttctaaataaaagtaGAAGTGGtggcttcagtgccaatcaAAACAGCGATGACAATATTCCAAATACCACCAGTGACTGCAGAATGGACAGTGATGCCTCTTACCTAATGAGTCCAGAGTCAGGGCCTGCTGTTGGCCATTCATCTGCCACTGTCTCTCATGTCGAGAATCCATTTAGTGAGCCCGCAGATTCTCATTTTGTTAGACCAATGCAGGATATGATGGGTCTCCCCTGTGTACAGACTTCTGGGTACCGTGCAGCAGAACAGTTTGGCATGGATTTTCCACGGTCAGGCTTAGGCTTGCACTCCCTGTCAAGGGCAATGATGGGCTCAGTAAGAGGTGGAGCTAACAGCTTTCCTGGCTACCGACGCATAGCCCCCAAAATGCCTGTAGTGACCTCCGTCAGGAGCTCCCAGATGCAAGAtaactcatccagttcccagCTGATCATGAATGGGACCACTTCTTTTGAAAACGGGCATCCATCGCAACCTGGTCCACCACAGCTGACACGGGCATCTGCAGATGTCCTTTCAAAATGCAAGAAGGCTTTATCGGAGCATAACGTCTTGGTTGTAGAAGGTGCACGCAAGTATGCATGCAAGATCTGCTGCAAGACGTTTTTGACCTTGACAGACTGCAAGAAACACATCCGTGTGCACACAGGAGAAAAGCCTTATGCCTGCCTCAAGTGTGGCAAGCGGTTCAGCCAGTCCAGCCACCTGTACAAACACTCCAAGACAACCTGCCTGAGGTGGCAGAGCAGCAATCTGCCTAGCACTTTGCTTTAA
- the ZBTB5 gene encoding zinc finger and BTB domain-containing protein 5 isoform X2 — translation MDFPGHFEQIFQQLNYQRLHGQLCDCVIVVGNRHFKAHRSVLAACSTHFRALFTVAEGDQTMNMIQLDSEVVTAEAFAALIDMMYTSTLMLGESNVMDVLLAASHLHLNSVVKACKHYLTTRTLPMSPPNDRVQEQNARMQKSFMLQQLGLSIVSSALNSTQSTEEQSNTMSSSMRSNIEQRTTFPIRRLHKRKQSSEDRARQRIRPTMDESVSDVTTESRQSVVHSREDFFSPDSLKIVDNSKADAVADNQEDNTILFDQSFSTQEDAQVPSQSDNSGGNISQMSMASQATQVETSFDQEAASEKNNFPCENPEVSLNEKEHMRVVVKSEPLSSPEPQDEVSDVTSQAEGSESVEVEGGVVSAEKIELSPESSDRSFSDPQSTTDRVGDIHIMEVSNNLEHKSTFSISNFLNKSRSGGFSANQNSDDNIPNTTSDCRMDSDASYLMSPESGPAVGHSSATVSHVENPFSEPADSHFVRPMQDMMGLPCVQTSGYRAAEQFGMDFPRSGLGLHSLSRAMMGSVRGGANSFPGYRRIAPKMPVVTSVRSSQMQDNSSSSQLIMNGTTSFENGHPSQPGPPQLTRASADVLSKCKKALSEHNVLVVEGARKYACKICCKTFLTLTDCKKHIRVHTGEKPYACLKCGKRFSQSSHLYKHSKTTCLRWQSSNLPSTLL, via the coding sequence ATGGATTTTCCGGGACATTTTGAGCAAATCTTTCAGCAGCTCAACTACCAGAGGCTTCATGGCCAGCTTTGTGACTGTGTCATTGTGGTGGGAAATAGGCATTTCAAAGCCCATCGCTCTGTTTTGGCAGCATGTAGCACACATTTCCGAGCTCTGTTTACTGTAGCAGAAGGAGATCAGACTATGAATATGATTCAGCTGGACAGTGAAGTGGTGACAGCAGAAGCTTTTGCTGCTCTGATAGACATGATGTATACTTCCACACTAATGCTTGGGGAGAGCAATGTTATGGATGTCTTGCTGGCAGCTTCTCACTTACATTTGAATTCTGTTGTTAAAGCATGCAAGCACTACCTTACTACCAGGACACTGCCAATGTCTCCGCCAAATGATAGAGTTCAAGAGCAAAATGCACGCATGCAGAAGTCTTTCATGCTGCAGCAGCTTGGACTAAGCATTGTGAGCTCTGCCTTAAATTCTACTCAGAGCACAGAGGAACAATCAAATACTATGAGTTCCTCTATGAGAAGTAACATTGAACAGCGCACTACTTTCCCTATCCGTCGTCTCCACAAACGTAAACAGTCTTCTGAAGATCGGGCCAGGCAGCGCATTAGGCCTACCATGGATGAGTCTGTTTCTGATGTGACTACAGAAAGCAGGCAGTCAGTAGTTCATTCACGGGAAGACTTCTTCTCACCAGATTCACTGAAGATTGTGGACAACTCTAAGGCTGATGCTGTTGCTGATAACCAGGAGGATAATACTATTTTGTTTGATCAGTCTTTCAGTACTCAGGAAGATGCCCAAGTGCCCAGCCAGTCTGACAACAGTGGAGGAAACATTTCACAGATGTCTATGGCATCCCAGGCAACACAAGTGGAAACCAGCTTTGACCAGGAGGCTGCTTCTGAGAAGAACAACTTCCCATGTGAGAATCCAGAGGTCAGCCTGAATGAAAAAGAGCACATGAGGGTGGTGGTGAAGTCTGAGCCCTTGAGTTCCCCGGAGCCTCAAGATGAGGTGAGTGATGTCACTTCCCAAGCGGAGGGGAGCGAGTCTGTTGAAGTGGAAGGAGGAGTAGTGAGTGCGGAGAAGATAGAACTGAGTCCTGAGAGCAGTGATCGTAGCTTTTCTGACCCACAATCCACTACTGATAGGGTGGGAGACATCCATATCATGGAGGTATCAAATAACCTGGAACACAAGTCTACCTTCAGTATCTCaaattttctaaataaaagtaGAAGTGGtggcttcagtgccaatcaAAACAGCGATGACAATATTCCAAATACCACCAGTGACTGCAGAATGGACAGTGATGCCTCTTACCTAATGAGTCCAGAGTCAGGGCCTGCTGTTGGCCATTCATCTGCCACTGTCTCTCATGTCGAGAATCCATTTAGTGAGCCCGCAGATTCTCATTTTGTTAGACCAATGCAGGATATGATGGGTCTCCCCTGTGTACAGACTTCTGGGTACCGTGCAGCAGAACAGTTTGGCATGGATTTTCCACGGTCAGGCTTAGGCTTGCACTCCCTGTCAAGGGCAATGATGGGCTCAGTAAGAGGTGGAGCTAACAGCTTTCCTGGCTACCGACGCATAGCCCCCAAAATGCCTGTAGTGACCTCCGTCAGGAGCTCCCAGATGCAAGAtaactcatccagttcccagCTGATCATGAATGGGACCACTTCTTTTGAAAACGGGCATCCATCGCAACCTGGTCCACCACAGCTGACACGGGCATCTGCAGATGTCCTTTCAAAATGCAAGAAGGCTTTATCGGAGCATAACGTCTTGGTTGTAGAAGGTGCACGCAAGTATGCATGCAAGATCTGCTGCAAGACGTTTTTGACCTTGACAGACTGCAAGAAACACATCCGTGTGCACACAGGAGAAAAGCCTTATGCCTGCCTCAAGTGTGGCAAGCGGTTCAGCCAGTCCAGCCACCTGTACAAACACTCCAAGACAACCTGCCTGAGGTGGCAGAGCAGCAATCTGCCTAGCACTTTGCTTTAA